CTTCGCTATCAATGGCTTTTGATGTCTCTTCACTCACCGCCCGCCGGGGATTAGCCCCACCATTACCCAAAAACATCGATTGTTGTCCTTGTTGGTAAGCCAGTGGCCCTAAGACTTTGCTCATACCATAAGATGTTACCATCCGTTCTGCTAAGTCAGTTGCTCGTTGCAAATCGTTGGAAGCACCAGTTGTAATACTGTTAAACACAATCTCTTCGGCGGAACGTCCACCTAACAGAGTCGCAATTTGACCCCGCAATTCTTCTTCATTCATCAAAAAGCGGTCTTCAGTTGGTAATTGCAGAGTGTAGCCCAAAGCAGCCATCCCACGGGGAATAATCGAAATCTTTTCTACACGACCGTTTCCTGTGGTTAGCGCCCCGACCATTGCGTGACCAACTTCATGATATGCAACAATCTTTTTCTCAGTCTCGTTCATGACGCGACTCTTTTTCTCTAAACCAGCGACTACCCGCTCAATTGCTTCGGCGAAGTCTTCTTGAGCAACACTTTCACGCAGATTACGAGCAGCCAATAATGCGGCTTCATTGACCAAGTTTGCCAAATCTGCACCAGCAAAACCAGGAGTCCGAGTAGCGATCGCTTTTAAATTTACATCATCTCCTAATTTTACCTTTTGAGCGTGAATCTTGAGAATTGCTTCCCGACCAGATAAATCAGGACGGTCTACCAACACTTGGCGGTCAAAGCGGCCTGGACGCAACAATGCAGAGTCAAGGCTTTCGGGGCGGTTAGTAGCAGCTAGGACAATTACCGTTGCATCCCCAGCCGCAAACCCGTCCATCTCTGTTAGTAACTGGTTGAGGGTCTGTTCTCGCTCATCGTTACCACCGTAGAAGCCGTTACTGCTACGAGATTTACCGATCGCATCTAATTCATCAATAAATATAATACAAGGAGCCTGTTTCTTGGCTTGCTCAAATAAATCCCGCACTCTGGAAGAACCTACACCCACAAACAATTCCACAAACTCGGAACCAGAGATACTAAAGAATGGAACACCTGCTTCTCCTGCTACAGCTTTCGCTAAAAGTGTCTTACCAGTACCCGGAGGCCCAACCAATAACACACCTTTGGGAATCCTCGCACCAATTTGGGTAAATCGTCCTGGAGTCTTGAGAAAATCTACAATTTCTACTAACTCAGTTTTCGCTTCCTCTACCCCAGCCACATCTGCAAAGGTAATTTTAGCTGATTCACCTTCAACGTAAACCTTAGCTTTGCTCTTACCAATAGAAAGCGCACCTTGGGGGCCACCGCCACCACCACGGGCAAGAAAGAACTGCCAAATCCCAATAAAAATCAGTGGGGGAATCACCCAACTTAAGAGGGTTGTAATCCAAGTATTCTTGGGTGGAGGTGTAGCTGCAAACTCAACTCCCTTTTGTTCTAGCAGCTTGGGTAACTCTAAATCAAAAATTGGTGTAGTTGCAAACACCTGTCCCGGCTCGGCATTTTCTGTTTTTAGTTCGTAGAGAATCTGATTTTGACCAACGGAAACGCGGTTGACTTCCCCTTCTTGTACTTGATGAATAAATAAGCTATAGGGAACACCAGCAGGGCCAGAAGCAAATAAACCAGGTAAAAATATATTCAAAAGCAGAAATAGCCCTGATACTGCCAGTAATATATTTGCAACGATCCGAAACCGAGGTGACTTAGGTTGTTCTTTAATTGCCATAGACGTTGTTACCAATCCTTAGAATGAAAACTTTTGAGAATGTGACTTTCTGGAAAAATCTGGTATTTCCAGTTCAGATATTTGAAGCAGCTTATACTGTTTCCAACCAATCAAAAATTTGGGCTAACTGATCCAGTGTTACTAGCCCATACTGCCAGAGAGTCATAGCCAGGAAGTTAGGGGTCTGTTCGCAATGTCGCAAAGCAAGAGAAATTGCTCCACCAGAAATACCCAACTCTTCCTCTAAAAAATGCACCAGTTGATCTGTAGCTTTCATCGCAATGTTAAACAATGTTAATTAAATCTTATTTATGAGAGAGTTGACTCGTTTGATGCAATATCCGGGTTACATCTCAAAGTTGTTCAGTTTGTCTCGATCCTTAAGAATACTACCTATTCTCATAATTTCTCCTCTTTAGCAATGTCTCAGCATTTTTATTTATGTAACTAAACTTAACAATTAAATTAATCTTTGGGAACTAACAAGCAAATACGGTTTACCGTACTCAAAGATAGGACTTACGCAAAACCTTAGCCAAAAGGAAAGATTTTCATTTTCCTTTTAGGGCAATTCATCTAGACGCGTATTAGTATGTCAAAGCAAGCTACGTGCAGCATCTCGGAGAAAAGCGAATACTCTACAAAAGGCTACACCAACACTTACGCAATGATATTTTATAAATAAAAGGACAAGTTATCTTGACTGTTTCTGCAACTTCTATAGGAATCCCGTTTGATTTTTGTAACCAAACTAAGTATTTGTAGGGTGCGTTACGCTATCGCTAACGCACCAAATCTTTAAGAATGGTGCGTTACGAACTGCGTTCTAACACAACGCCAGTTGCTACAACGGAGGGAACCTCCCTTCGGGTTCACCAGTCGCCTACGGTGGGAAACCCGCCTACAGCGCTGGATTCACCGCAACGTACTGGCTCCCCTACAATAACTAATTTTGTTCAAAAATCAATACTTTGGCCATTTTTTTGATTTGGCGAAGGTATTGAAAATCAAATATGATTCCTATAGTTTGATATCTTTTTAAGTGCCAACTAACCAGCATAATCAATAAATATGAAAATTCAACAACTAATTACAAAATCACTCAGCTTATCTAATAATGCTATATCCTATTATGTAAGTCAGGAATTAGCAGCTATTTATCCGAAAAAAGTATTACTGGAAAGTAATGATAGTTCATTCAATTTAGAAAAATATGCTGAGGCTAACCTCTGCAAAATTCAATATGATGCTCATATCCATAACCAGATACTTACTGGTTGGAATGGTATGGAAAACGAAATTTATAAACATACTGAAAATGCCAGTTTTGAAGTTTCGTGGCAAGGATACCAATTTGATATCCTCTTAATGAGTTGGCAAGAAGGTTATTGTAAAACTCGCTATTCCTGGATTTTGGCAGAGAGTACGGAAGTAGCAGAAAAGTTTTTCGCCGCAGTTTGTGATTGGAACTCAGAAATTCGTGATGAGGTTTTAGTTTTTGAAGATGGTTATTGGGATAAAAATCCCGATCTATTCCAATCTATTAAAAGTGCAAACTTCGACAATCTCATCTTGCATAGTAATCTTAAACAAGATATTCAAGATGACTTAATAAACTTCTTTGCATCCCGCGAAACTTACACAGATTATAGTGTTCCTTGGAAACGTGGTATTTTATTTATTGGTTCACCAGGAAATGGGAAAACCCATACAGTAAAAGCATTAATTAATCAAATGCAGCAGCCTTGCTTATATGTGAAAAGCTTTAAGTCTGAGTATGCTACTGATAGCGAAAATATCCGTCAAGTATTCAAACAAGCACGGCAATCTGCGCCTTGTATTTTGGTATTAGAAGATATTGATTCTCTATTAAATGATGATAATCGTTCTTTCTTTTTAAATGAACTTGATGGTTTTGCCTCTAATCAAGGAATTGTCACCATTGCAACCACCAATCATCCAGACCGGTTAGATTCAGCAATTAGCGATCGCCCCAGCCGTTTTGACCGCAAATATCATTTTGAACTGCCAGCAATCCCAGAACGAGAAGCCTACATCACCTTATGGAACGATCAATTAAAAACTGCAATGCGCTTGTCTGAGGAGGCTGTGAGTCAGATTGTAGCATTAACTGAAGGCTTTTCTTTCGCCTACCTCAAAGAACTATTTTTATCGTCAATGATTGGTTGGATAGGAACGATGGAAACTGGCACGCTAGAGAAAATTATGATTTCTCAAGTTGTAATTTTACGACAACAGATGAGCAGCACAACTGTTAGTGGTAAAGATTCAGAAAAGTAATTTGTGGGCAAGTTCAGATTACTAGGGAACTTCCAGATTTTTCTACTTCATTCGTGAGAGTTGCGCCAGACATGACTTTACATTGAGCCTATTCAAAAACATAATCTTGAGCTACTTTCCAATAGCGCGAGAACCGCTTTAGGTCAATATAGCCATTATAGTCAAAAAATGGTTTCACCTCTAACACTTCTACAGGTATAGAACCCTTTATTTTATTGCAGATATTATCAAACCGAGGACTGGGACTGTCGGCTGTGACAACTATATTCGCATCATGTTCTTGAGCAAAAGCTAAAATTTCCTGTGCCACATCACCACGACGGATAACAACTGGTAACTCTAGTAAGCATTCGTAAATAAACGTAAGGCGTTTAAGACTCAGTTGGCATTCCTTGATCAAAGCCTCATCCCAAATCCAAATAGCTGGTGCATCTGGGTATTTTTGCAGTGCAGGGTTATATGGACTGAGACAGTCTCCATGTACCCAAACAATTGATTTACTCATTTTTCACCTTTTACCTTTATTTCCACGCTGCCAACTTTGGCTATTAGCTTGTTTGCTAAATTCCCCTTTAGGAAAAAGCCGCTGTTCTAATTCTTCATAGCTGCCTTCAAAATCGCAATGACCGTAAAGGGGACATTTCTGGCAATAAACGCTTTTGGTGTAGCGTTCTAAGTTTTCACGGTTGAAAAAATACGGTTTATGACTAAAAGTGCTAGCAACCCACTGCCAGGACATATTATTGCTAGCAGGATCTCCATCTAAAAGATGTTCAAGAAACCACTTAGCTCCTACTTGCCAACGAATATGCCGCCAATGGACAATGTAAGCCGCTAGCCACATTCGGGCGTGGTTATGTAGATACCCAGTTTCTTTTAAGTCACGGCTAAAGCTGTCGATGCAAACTCTACCTGTGGTTCCTTGTCTGATATCTTGCGAAAATCTGGATGCATATTCAGCCACAGTATAACCAGTTTTATACTCTTCCTGGTCTTTCCAGATTTCATCCCCTAGCTTCACATACAATCTTTGCCAGTAATCGCGCCAGCCTAACTCATTGATTAGTTTCATCGCATCATCTTGGTGCTGTACCCGTTCAAGGACATAATCTCGAATTTCTCGCAAACTCAAAACGCCATAACGGATATAAGGCGAAAGTCGTGTTACCGCACCTGTGAAAAAATTACGTGTTTGTGCGTAGCTTACTGGGTCGATTTTTTGCAGGGCTTTTTCTGCTGCTTTGCGTCCCCCGACGGTTTCGCTGATGTGGCGATCGCGTTCTGCTGCACCTGGGAATTGTTCGCGGAGGTAGGCTACCAACTCATCGCGGTTGGCAAAATCGCGTTGCATATCTTTAGACATTATTAATTTAGATATCAGCATCCATGACACTGATGAATAAGAAAGTTTGCTCAATATATGTACAATTCTAAAGCGATGCTACGACGAGCTACGCTTACACAATCTATCACACCCCATTATGAGCAACATTCCCCAAGCCGGACAACCAGCGCCAGATTTCTCTACACCTGACCAAAATGGCAATGCAGTCACTCTCGACGACCTCAGCAGTCAGTGGGTTATCCTCTACTTTTACCCCAAAGATGATACACCAGGCTGTACCACCGAAGCCACAGATTTCACCGAGTTGTATCAAGACTTCAGCGCACTGGGAGCAAAAATCTTAGGCGTAAGTCCAGATTCGGGTAAATCCCATTGTAAATTTATCAGCAAACATAACTTATCAATCACCCTATTGAGTGACCCAGAACATATTTTGACAGAAGCCTACGGTGCTTGGCGCTTAAAAAAATTTATGGGCAAAGAATATATGGGTGTGGCTCGGTCAACATTTCTCATTTCATCTGATAAAATTATTGCCTATGCTTGGCCGAACGTAAAAGCCAAAGGTCATGCTCAGGCAGTTTTAACTAAATTACAGGAATTAGCAGCCACGGAAAGTCCCAAATGAGTCATGCAAACACGATTGGATGTAGGCATAGTTACAGCAATGCTAGGTAAATAATATAGTAATAAAACAGGATGTGAGTAGCCTATTTGAACAAGCAATTATCAACGCGCTGAACTCAGTCAATCCTCAAAAAGTTCTGGAAGGTAAAGTAGCTAATGCTATTATCCAGGCAGGGTTTGATTTAGTTAGTTTCAATAAAACAGTGGGTCTAAATGGCGAAATCGGTGAAATTGATGTGGAAACCACTAACGCTATCATCGAAGTAACAACCCAAACTGCTCGGAAGTTGAAGCAAGTTCAAAAATTGATATCAAACTCTGACTTGAATCCTTTGAAGAAGCCAGTTATTCTCTATGCACCTAATTACAAATTCACTCCGGCTCAAGATATCATCGCTACCGGCAGTTATGTAGTTTGCAGTCAAGGTGAATTATTAGAATTATTATCCATATTAGGAGCATAAGTCATGCCAGAATCAATTTCCCTAATTTCTAGTGCTGAGATTAAACCAGGAGAATTTTTGAGTTTTCTGCAATATTCGGGAGTATTACTACATCCAGATAATGTATATGATGGGCGTATTTCTAGAGACAATACTCATGTTTGGGTTGTTTTAGATAACACTGAATTAAAAAACTTTAACACTGATGAGATTGAACTCATAACTCAGAAGCTTACAGCTAAACCTCAGACTCACATTCTACTTGATGTGAGCAAGACTTCAGGAAGTGAGCAATTAGCCCTAGAGTTTGCGTGTAAGTTTGCCAAAAAATGGTCTTGTGTTGTCTATGATTCAAGTCAAAGAGTCTACTCAGAACAAGAATTGTTAGGGTTATGCCAAACAAAATTAGGTTTTGTTTAGGAAAACTTTTAAGTTAATTATCTTTTCTCTTCATAATGTAGACTAATACTGGAGCAGTGTCATAATAGTTACACTAAATCTTTGAAATAAATTATGGTTCAATTTATCCAAGCAAAAAATGTCGGGCTTGCTTATCTGGAAGAAAGATTTGGTCTACAGTTAGCCGAAGAGGAGGCGTTCTTTATAGAATGGTTTGAGAATTTACCGGAAATTACAGATTTAGAAAAGCAAGATTTAGACAGAGTAAAACTTCATTTTCTCCGTTTAGTCAAGCGTCCTCCTTTGTCAGAAGAAACAGTAAAATTAGTAGTTTTATCTCCTTTACTCAATTTAGCTGGATTTTATGATGAGCCTTTTTATATGAGAGGCGAGGAATCAATAAGAATTTCTGCGGAAGATGAAGGAGAAATTATTAGAGGTAGAATTGATGTTTTAGTTATTCAAGAACAATTCTGGTTGTTAGTAATTGAATCTAAAAGGTCTAGCTTTTCTCTTTTAGAAGCCATACCTCAAGCACTTGTTTATATGTTGGCTAATCCTAATCAAGACAAACCTACTTTTGGATTAGTAACAAATGGTAGTGATTTTATTTTCCTCAAACTTACCAAACAAAATCAGCCAAGGTATGCTATGTCTGAACAATTTACACTTTTAAAACGAAAAAATGAATTGTATCAAGTTCTAAGTGTATTAAAAAATTTGAGTCAAATTTTGAGTTAATAATTATGTCTATTCGTCCTATATATCTTGATTGTCACGCTACTACACCAGTAGATGAACGGGTGTTAGCAGCAATGATCCCATACTTCACAGAAAAGTTTGGCAACCCAGCAAGTATTGGTCATGTTTATGGTTGGGAAGCAGAAGCTGCTGTCAAACAAACACGAGAGATTTTAGCAGCAGCAATTAACGCTACTCCCGAAGAAATTGTTTTTACGAGTGGTGCAACAGAAGCTAATAATTTAGCTATTAAAGGTGTTGCCGAAGCTTATTTTAAAAAAGGTCAACATATTATTACTGTTGCCACTGAACATAATGCAGTAATTGACCCCTGTAATTATTTAAAAACTCTCGGTTTTGAAATCACTATTCTACCAGTTAAAAAAGATGGATTGATTGATTTAACTGAGTTACAAAAGGCTTTCCGTCCTGAGACAATTTTGGTTTCGGTGATGGCTGCAAATAACGAAATTGGAGTGTTACAGCCAATAGCCGAAATTGGGGAACTATGCCATGCTTACAACATCATTTTCCACACCGATGCAGCCCAAGCTATTGGTAAAATTCCCCTAGATGTGCAAGGGATGAAAGTTGATTTGATGTCGCTAACCGCACACAAAGTATTTGGGCCAAAAGGCATTGGGGCGCTGTACGTCCGTAGGCGGGAACCCAGAGTGCAATTAGCTCCCCAGCAGCACGGCGGCGGACATGAACGGGGGATGCGTTCTGGGACATTGTATACACCGCAAATTGTCGGCCTTGGGAAAGCTGTAGAAATCGCTTTGGCTGAACAAGCGACAGAAACCCAACGCCTTACCCAGTTAAGACAAAGTTTGTGGGAACAGCTTTCCCAACTTGAAGGAATTCATCTTAACGGACACCCTCAACAGCGATTGGCGGGAAACTTGAATATCAGTGTTGAGGGTGTCGATGGAGCCGCACTTTTGCTAGGATTGCAGCCAGTAATGGCGGTTTCTTCTGGATCTGCTTGTTCCTCGGCAAATACTGCCCCCTCCAGTGTTCTGACAGCGCTGGGAACCCCCCAACAGCTAGCTTATGCCTCAGTGCGGTTTGGGATTGGACGGTTTAATACCCAAGAGGAGATTGATATTGTAGCGAAACATGCGATCGCAACTATTCAAAGTTTACGCAAACCCTCTTTTATGGATTCTCACGCAGGAAAGCCCCAATCTGCTCTAGTTCCTGCTGATTGAGGCGAAATTCCCCAGCAGCAATGATTCCATCCACCTGTTGGGGATTGCGTGCGCCAACGATCGCAGCTGTCACCGCCGGATTATTTAAAGTCCAAGCGATCGCCACCTCACCGGGGGAGCGATCGTGTTGCTTACCAATGTGCTGCAACACCTCCACCAACTTCAGGTTACGAGATAGACGTGGCTCCTGAAATTCATCACTCTTTTTGCGCCAATCATCATCTGCTAAATTAGCAACCCGCTCAGATGTCATCTTTCCTGTAAGCAAGCCAGATTGCATTGGTGAATAAACAATGACACCGATGTTATTTTCCTTACAGAAAGGTAAAATCTCCTTTTCGACATTGGGCTTAACCAGTGAATAAGGTGGTTGTAATGACGTAACTGGTGCAATCTCCTGCACACGTTTCAACTGTTCTACATTGAAGTTTGAAACCCCAATATAGCGAACCTTCCCTTCATCTTTTAGTTTGGCGAGAGTTGTCCAGCCTTCTTCGATATCAGAGTCGGGGTTAGGCCAGTGAATCTGGTAGAGATCAATAGTTTCAATATCGAGTCGGCGCAAACTAGCTTCAACCTCCCGCCGCACAGAATCCGCCTTCAGGCTCCGGCCAATTTCGCCCTTTTCATCCCAGATCATTGAGCATTTAGTGAAAATGTAGGGGCGACTAGATTGACCTTTAAGCGCCTTAGCAACAACTTCTTCAGAATGTCCCAGACCGTAAATAGCTGCGGTGTCTATCCAATTAACACCGAGATCGAGAGCGTGCTTGATCGCTTCAATCGATTCTCGATCGTCCTGCGTTCCCCAACCAAAAGCCCAGCCACCTCCACCGATCGCCCAGGCACCAAAGCCGATTGGGGTAATGTGAAGCTCCGAGTTGCCAAGTTGTTTGGTTTGCATATCTACCTTCTCTAATAATTTTTGAGTCAATTGCTAGTTTACGCTGCAAATATCTTCTCAACCGCTATCTACGGTATGAATCACTACTGGGGCAAACACCATCGCAAATTACTACTTCTACATACACTAGAGTTGTCTGAAAATAATAACAGTTGTTGAGTATTGATCGAAGATGTCAGAAGATTTAAAAGGCAAAGTTGCCCTGATTACAGGTGCAAACAAAGGTATCGGCTATGAGATTGCACGTCAATTAGGTTCTAGAGGTGCTACTGTTCTTATTGGTGCAAGAGATATCAAACGTGGTGAAGAAGCGGCGAATAAACTTCGTTTAAATGAGATCGATGCCCGAACAATTCAACTTGATGTCATCGACCAAAAAACAATCGACTCTGCGGCTCAACAAATCGAGAACGAATTCGGAAAACTTGATATCCTTGTAAACAATGCCGGGATATTAAGTGATGGCGATCGCCTTCCACCAAGTCAAGTTGAGATTGAAACACTGCGACACACTTATGAAACAAATGTATTTGGAGTGTTTGCAGTGACAAAAACCCTGCTACCACTTTTAAAAAAGTCAATAGCAGGGAGAATAGTCAATTTATCAAGTGGTTTAGGTTCTTTGACTCAGAACTCCGATGCAAATTATGAGTTCGCTAATTTTAAGCTTCTTGCTTACAACTCATCAAAAACAGCAGTGAATGCAATTACAGTTCTGTTGGCTGCTGAACTTAAAGATACCCCGATTAAAATCAATGCTGCCGATCCTGGTTTCACAGCCACTGATATTAATCAACACCAAGGATACCGCACTGTTGAGCAAGGAGCGATCGCACCAGTGAGACTTGCCACTTTACCTGATGATGGTTTTAGCGGAGGTTTTTTTGATGAAAATGGCGCACTACCTTGGTAGAAAGTAGAAAGTAGAAAGTAGGGAATTGGGCATTGGGGAGGGAGAGTTAAAGCTTGGATGTTGAGTTTCTGAAAATGAACCTTTAAGTTTCTATTCCCCATGCCCCATATTCAACGGGAGCAATGCTCTAACAGTGAGATGGGTAAGCAGGGGAGGCAAGGGAGGCAGGGGAAGAGAAAGAAATAAGTGTAGAAGCAATTTGTAACGGTCGTAAAAAATACTAAAAATGCCTCTTTACTCCCCCTGCTCCCCCTGCCTCCCCTGCTCCCCCTGCCTCTTTACTCCCCCTCCTCCCCCTACCTATTTCACGAGGATCTCACTTTTTCGCCTTGCCCCATATTCAACTCAATAGGGATTTGAATCAATCCGTCCCCTTTTGACACTCCTGAGATAGTACCCAGAGGTTGGTCTGTTTCTCAAATTAAAGGTGTCGCCGCTGCGGACTTTCCAAATTTTGTAATTAGAAAAGGTCAAAGGCGTTCTGGGTTCGCATACTTCTGGCAAATGATTGCCTAGTACAAAGTATGCTGCACCCCTACCCATAACTTTCACCAAACCGTTTTTATCTACAAGAACCGATGTACTTTCACTAACCGCAATCCCTAAAACACTGCTAGATACACCATCCTTAATTTGACGGGCAATGAAAGTCATAATTCGACCCATTCTTTCGCGCCTGTCGAAATGTGTATCGACGATAGTTCCCTTCAAATTACTCCAATTGAAAAAGTTGTAAGTAAAAGTGATGTCTCGGTAAGGATCTTCGAGTGCGTCTCTAGTTTCAATGCCTTTTTCGGAAGAAGCACAAGCATCATAGACACAATCACTTTGAATCATCGCACCCGCACTAGTGCCACCAACACCGCCTCCCTTTAGGTAAACTGACTTAACGGCAGCTTCAACTTTGGTGTCTTTCCAGTTGCGGATGTATTGACATTGGTCGCCGCCAGCAAAGAAAATCACATCAGCGTTTCTGACTTTTTCATAAATCTCGGCTTTGTTTGCTTCTTGCCTATTGCTAACTAAAAGAGTTTCCACAGAGTTTACGCCCTTCATGGCATAAATTAGGCGATTGTAATCGTGATTACCATTAGTGCGGAGAACTACAACATTAACTTTAGTGCTAGAGTTACTACCTCCCCTAACTTGGTTAATCATCCACTGGATGGCATCATCGACATCGGGGCCACCACCTCCCAAACTCAGGACTGGGCCCGCTAAGGAAGGACGGACATCAAAGGAGGGTGAGGAGGAGGGGCGGACATCAACAGTGTCACCCAAGAAGTAGCGTTTCCAGTTTTCGATAAAACGGGTTATTAGGAAGGTTCCCATATTCAACAACTTGATTCCTATACTTTTCAAGCGCCTTGCTATGCTTGGGAATGCCTTTGTCATACTAAGCTTCTGGAGCAAACTGCAATTATTGCTAGGCTATTACGCACTCTAGTTGCTTATTTATCCGTCAGAGTTGTATTGGTCATTGGTCATTAGTCCTTTGTAAAGAGAAATGACTAATGACAGTTTTAACGAAAAAATGTGCAGTTTAGAGGCGCATTATCTTAACTTTGGCACTAGAGAGGGTAGAATTTCCAGCGTACAGGGCTTGTACTGTTTTTTCAGGCCATAATCCAGAGCGATCGTTAATTCTCTACGCTTCTATGTAAAAATCCTTACATTGCTTGTGTCCTTTACTTCTTCTTTGGATGAAAGACACTCGCGGCCATACAAGCAAAGCCTAGCAACTTGGTTAAGCTAAAATAAGGGTTTTGAATTCCCAATTGGTGGGTAAAGTCGCGTGTAGACGCGATTTATAACCGCCCTTTA
This genomic interval from Nostoc sp. KVJ3 contains the following:
- a CDS encoding cyanophycinase, which encodes MTKAFPSIARRLKSIGIKLLNMGTFLITRFIENWKRYFLGDTVDVRPSSSPSFDVRPSLAGPVLSLGGGGPDVDDAIQWMINQVRGGSNSSTKVNVVVLRTNGNHDYNRLIYAMKGVNSVETLLVSNRQEANKAEIYEKVRNADVIFFAGGDQCQYIRNWKDTKVEAAVKSVYLKGGGVGGTSAGAMIQSDCVYDACASSEKGIETRDALEDPYRDITFTYNFFNWSNLKGTIVDTHFDRRERMGRIMTFIARQIKDGVSSSVLGIAVSESTSVLVDKNGLVKVMGRGAAYFVLGNHLPEVCEPRTPLTFSNYKIWKVRSGDTFNLRNRPTSGYYLRSVKRGRIDSNPY